Proteins co-encoded in one Arachis hypogaea cultivar Tifrunner chromosome 13, arahy.Tifrunner.gnm2.J5K5, whole genome shotgun sequence genomic window:
- the LOC112737124 gene encoding uncharacterized protein, with amino-acid sequence MAYGDRNRGSSVFDGFTLNPLPYPVLLILALILIFLGVSWYFSYEEVVESAQVQLGWLQFDTPVVLILIVRWLSSMENTEWFSGWDRRRRTTQGSSEGSSPWGVAALIVVLLILMQYQSIFHDNWFV; translated from the coding sequence ATGGCTTATGGTGATAGAAACAGAGGATCCTCTGTTTTTGATGGGTTCACTCTGAACCCCCTGCCATATCCTGTTCTGCTGATCCTAGCACTGATCCTAATCTTCCTTGGAGTTTCATGGTACTTTTCATATGAAGAAGTTGTTGAAAGTGCTCAAGTGCAATTGGGGTGGTTACAATTTGACACTCCAGTTGTGCTTATACTCATAGTTCGTTGGTTGTCATCAATGGAAAACACTGAGTGGTTCTCCGGTTGGGACAGACGCCGGAGAACCACCCAGGGATCCTCGGAGGGGAGCTCGCCATGGGGTGTGGCTGCCTTGATTGTTGTGTTGCTTATATTGATGCAATATCAATCCATCTTTCATGATAActggtttgtttga